The genomic stretch GAGCTGTTGTAGCAGCCCTCGCAAATCGGCTTCGGAAGGCGGATTGGCACAGTAATCCAGTGTTTGCACGGCCACGCCCGGCTGCTGTTGCAGCCACTCCAAGGCGGCACGGGATTTGGAACAATTCGGGTTGTGATACAGCAAAACGGTTTTGCTCATGGGGTGCTCGCAGAGAAATGATGATTTAAACAGCGGTTTGTCGGCAGAGATAGTTGATGCAATTATTTTTTCATACATAAGTAAGCTAGTTGCAGACTAGTACAAACTATACGCTAAGACGAGTCAATGCGGCAGGAAGGAATAGCTGCATCAGCATCGGTCGATTCAATTCTAAGCCACTATATCGTACAATAGGCACTCTTGTTTTCACAATTTGGAAATCTGTTTTGAAAAAATATGTTGGATTGGCCGCCCTGCTGGCCGCTGTGCCGCTGTATGCGGCAGATTTGGTGAACCATTCAGACAACCGCCCTGCCTCGCTCGATACTGGCGCGCAGAAGCGGGTGCAGGTAGTAAACGTGTGGGCGACATGGTGCGTGCCGTGCCGGCGCGAGATGCCGGCGCTTTCGCAATGGTATGCCGCCGAAAAACGGCAGCGGCGCGGAGTGCGCGTGGACATGGCAGGCGTGGCACTGGATAAGCCTGCCGATGTGAGCCTCTTTTTGCAGAGCGTGCCAGTGCGCTACCCAATCCTGCGTTACACCGGCAATGACAGCACCGCCTGGATGCGCGGCTTGGGCAACCAAACCGGCGCCCTGCCCTTCACCGTAATCCGCGCCCCGGCCTGCGGCAACTACCGCAAAACCCTGCTGGGCGAAGTATCGCCGCAGCAGCTCACACAAGCGGTGGAAGCAGCGGCAGTGCAATGCCGCTCAGGCTGAAGCGTTCGTACCGGCTCATAATACACCCAAAGGCTACTTGAAATTGGCTTGAGCTCCGTTGAAGCCGATATTTTCAGGTAGCCTTTTCATTGTCTGTCAATTAAGCCAAAGCCTGCTCAATCAAGCTTTTCACTGCTGCCACACTGTTGGGCAGTACGGTAACGTGTTGCGGCAGGTTTTCCAACCCGGCAAGTGCGGCGGGGCGCGGGGGTTTCACTTCATGTCCGGCGG from Eikenella exigua encodes the following:
- a CDS encoding TlpA family protein disulfide reductase, which translates into the protein MKKYVGLAALLAAVPLYAADLVNHSDNRPASLDTGAQKRVQVVNVWATWCVPCRREMPALSQWYAAEKRQRRGVRVDMAGVALDKPADVSLFLQSVPVRYPILRYTGNDSTAWMRGLGNQTGALPFTVIRAPACGNYRKTLLGEVSPQQLTQAVEAAAVQCRSG